A window of Nocardioidaceae bacterium genomic DNA:
CAGGAGGCGTCACTTGCCCTCGGCGTACATCTCGTCGATGAGGTGCTCGTAGTTGTTCTCCACCACGCTGCGCTTGACCTTCATCGACGGGGTGAGCTCACCGGAGTCGACCGAGAGGTCGTGGTCGAGGATGCGGAACTTCTTCACCGTCTCCCACCGGTTGAGCTTCTTGTTGGTCTCCTCGACGTAGCCCTCGACCATCTCGCGCGTCTTGTCGGCCTTGACGACCTCCTCGTAGGACTTGCCCTCCATGCCGTTCTGGGCCGCCCAGTCCATGATGCCGTCGGGGTCGAGGGTCACCAGCGCGACGCAGTAGTTGCGCTCGTTGCCGAAGACCATGTACTGCGAGGCGTACGGGCACACGGCCTTGAACTTCGCCTCGATCATCGGCGGGGCGATGTACTTGCCGCCGGAGGTCTTGAAGAGCTCCTTGATGCGGCCGGTGATGCGCAGGTAGCCGTCGGAGTCGAGCTCGCCCTTGTCGCCGGTGCGGAGCCAGCCGTCGTCGGTGAGGACCTTGGCGGTCTCCTCGGGGTTGTTGTGGTACCCGTCCATCACGTTCGGGCCCTTGATCATGACCTCCCCGGTGTCGGGGTCGATCTTGGCCTCGCCGCCAGGCAGCACGGGACCCACGGTGCCGAACTTGTACTTGTCGGGGTGGTTCACGAACGCGCCCGCCGAGGTCTCGGTCAGGCCGTAGCCCTCGAGGATCGGCAGACCCGCGGCGTCGAAGAACTCCGCGATGTCGCGGTTGAGCGCCGCGGCGCCGGAGATGAAGAACCGCACGTTGCCGCCGAAGCGCTCGCGCACCTTGCTGAAGACGAGGCGGTCGAAGAGCGCGTGCTGGGCCTTCAGCCCGAAGGGCACCGACTCACCGTTGCGCTTGCGCTCGGCGACCTCCTTGCCGACGGCGAAGGCCTTGGTGAAGATCTTCTCCTTCGCGCCGCCCTCCTGCTGGGTCATCGTGACGATGCGGGCGTGCGCCTTCTCGAAGATGCGGGGTGCCGCACCCATGAAGGTCGGCTTCACCACGGCCAGGTTGTCGACGATCTTCTCGACCGTGCCGTCGACGGCGGTGGGGAAGCCGATCGCCAGCTGGGTCGTCAGCAGCACCTTGCCGAACGAGTGCGCCATCGGCAGCCACAGGAACTGCTTGTCGTCCTCGGTGAGGATGCCCTGGGCCTGGATGGCGGTGCCCTCGTAGGTCCACGAGGAGTGACGCAGGCGTACGCCCTTGGGGCGACCGGTCGTGCCGGAGGTGTAGATCAGGGTGGCGAGGTCCTCGCCGGAGATCTTGGCGACGGCCTGCTCGACGCAGTCGGCGTGCTCGGCGAGCTGCTTCTTGCCGGCCTCGAGGAGGTCGTCGAGGCTCATCACCCAGTCGCCGTCACCCTGGCCGTCGATCAGGACGACCTTGCTCAGGTGCGGCATCTCGTTGCGCTGCTCCTTCAGCTTCTCCAGCTGCGAGGCGTCCTCTGCGAAGCAGACGACCGACTCGGAGTCGGACAGGATGAAGGCGACGTCCTCGGACTTGGTCGAGGGGTAGACCGTCGTGGTCGCAGCGCC
This region includes:
- a CDS encoding long-chain fatty acid--CoA ligase encodes the protein MTAISYDTSKIENRADNVAIQFRERVKSSGTKEAYSWPGADGGAWHTQTWGEVGEKVEQMAAGLISIGVTHEQRVGIASETRVEWIWADLAIMCAGAATTTVYPSTKSEDVAFILSDSESVVCFAEDASQLEKLKEQRNEMPHLSKVVLIDGQGDGDWVMSLDDLLEAGKKQLAEHADCVEQAVAKISGEDLATLIYTSGTTGRPKGVRLRHSSWTYEGTAIQAQGILTEDDKQFLWLPMAHSFGKVLLTTQLAIGFPTAVDGTVEKIVDNLAVVKPTFMGAAPRIFEKAHARIVTMTQQEGGAKEKIFTKAFAVGKEVAERKRNGESVPFGLKAQHALFDRLVFSKVRERFGGNVRFFISGAAALNRDIAEFFDAAGLPILEGYGLTETSAGAFVNHPDKYKFGTVGPVLPGGEAKIDPDTGEVMIKGPNVMDGYHNNPEETAKVLTDDGWLRTGDKGELDSDGYLRITGRIKELFKTSGGKYIAPPMIEAKFKAVCPYASQYMVFGNERNYCVALVTLDPDGIMDWAAQNGMEGKSYEEVVKADKTREMVEGYVEETNKKLNRWETVKKFRILDHDLSVDSGELTPSMKVKRSVVENNYEHLIDEMYAEGK